The window AACTCCTCGCTCAGTACCGGGCAGGAAAGCCGGAATTCCTCGCCGATCTTCGAGAATGCGGAGTTGATCCCGAGCCCCGCCTCCACGCACACCGTCAGAAGGTCCAGGCTGTCCGGGAGCGCGTCGATGATCTCCTCCTGCCGTTTCCTTGCCCTTGCTTTCAGAAACGCGACAGGCAGGAACCACCCGCCTGCGGCGACGAACGCAGCGAAACAGGCGATACCGCGGTCGGAAATCCCGACGGCTCGCCCGATGAGGATGGCCGCGGCGACGAAAACGACGGGGAGCCCCGCTCTTGCGATCCAGTAAGTCCGGATCGACGACGGATTCCGGTATCCCGCCTGGTTGAGAAGCATCCACGAGCCGGAGAGGTCGCCCGTCACCCGGGCCACGATATCCTCGCCTGCGGCAGGGTCGGCCTTTTTCGCGATGCGGAACCGGGACGCCCATTCCGCCCACCATCCGAAAGACCGGGGAACCCCGCCCACTTCCCCTCCCGCAAGCACCGCCTGGAACCGCCTCGAGAGCGATTCCCTCCTGCTTTCCGCCCACCAGAACAGTGCCAGCGCCCCGAGCGACGCGGCGAGAAAGACCGAAACCGAAATGAACAATATCATGG of the Deltaproteobacteria bacterium genome contains:
- a CDS encoding type II secretion system F family protein, with the protein product MILFISVSVFLAASLGALALFWWAESRRESLSRRFQAVLAGGEVGGVPRSFGWWAEWASRFRIAKKADPAAGEDIVARVTGDLSGSWMLLNQAGYRNPSSIRTYWIARAGLPVVFVAAAILIGRAVGISDRGIACFAAFVAAGGWFLPVAFLKARARKRQEEIIDALPDSLDLLTVCVEAGLGINSAFSKIGEEFRLSCPVLSEEFDIVNREMVAGKPRAEALRALAARTGVEDVKSLVAMLIQTEKLGTSLAQSLRVHSDSLRTRRRQRAEEAAAKTTIKLVFPLVFLLFPALFIVILGPGVLQILHILFPVALGGNP